A stretch of Desulfobacter hydrogenophilus DNA encodes these proteins:
- the lptF gene encoding LPS export ABC transporter permease LptF, giving the protein MKVFKRIHTYLFFEFIPPFAISTFFLTSVFLMTRIPDITNMVVNYNSSITDILLLISYTLPRFMEFTIPMSTMISVLLTIMRMSGENEIIALKGAGMSLYKLLPPVLIFSGITLLITMWVTVYGIPKGKLALKVKTIELARSSIDAALQERQFNDQLDGIMIYVAHVDMGTRDLTDVFIEDRRTADMVSISTAPRGRLVRQENQDLYTIRLYDGMINQVNVQDHSVTNINFGHYDINIDLTAMQKDGEREVRKSFDEMGLHELVQRIRNGFKTPERESEARLVLHEKFSIPFACLALGMLAFPLGVQSTSFRKSNGFGMGLGFFLLYYLLLALGWSGGEAGRYPPVIAMWLPNVVMGIAGIFLLVRNAKERPVRLPLWIRNLSATVVARFRKRIKP; this is encoded by the coding sequence ATGAAGGTTTTCAAACGTATACATACATATCTGTTTTTTGAGTTTATCCCGCCGTTTGCCATAAGCACCTTTTTTTTAACCTCGGTGTTTTTGATGACCCGGATTCCGGATATCACGAATATGGTGGTTAACTACAACTCCAGTATTACGGACATTCTTCTTCTGATCTCTTATACTTTGCCGCGGTTCATGGAATTTACCATTCCCATGTCAACCATGATTTCGGTGCTTTTGACCATCATGCGCATGTCAGGGGAAAATGAGATCATTGCCCTGAAAGGGGCGGGTATGTCTTTGTACAAACTTTTGCCTCCGGTACTCATATTCAGCGGGATAACCCTTTTAATAACCATGTGGGTGACGGTTTACGGGATACCCAAGGGTAAACTGGCCCTGAAGGTGAAAACCATAGAACTTGCCAGGTCCAGTATTGACGCAGCGTTGCAGGAGCGTCAGTTTAACGATCAGCTTGACGGGATCATGATTTATGTGGCCCATGTGGATATGGGTACCCGGGATTTGACGGACGTATTCATTGAGGACCGCAGGACGGCCGATATGGTCTCTATCTCAACAGCGCCCAGAGGGCGCCTGGTGCGCCAGGAAAATCAGGATCTATACACCATCCGCCTGTATGACGGTATGATCAATCAGGTCAATGTTCAGGATCATTCCGTGACCAATATTAATTTCGGGCACTATGACATCAACATCGATCTTACTGCCATGCAAAAAGATGGGGAAAGGGAAGTGAGAAAAAGTTTTGATGAAATGGGTCTGCATGAACTGGTCCAGCGTATCCGGAACGGTTTTAAAACGCCGGAAAGAGAGAGTGAGGCACGTCTGGTGTTGCATGAAAAGTTTTCCATCCCCTTTGCATGTCTTGCTTTGGGGATGTTGGCATTCCCTTTGGGGGTTCAGTCCACATCTTTTAGAAAATCAAACGGTTTTGGTATGGGGCTGGGTTTTTTCCTGCTGTATTATTTGCTGCTGGCCTTGGGTTGGTCCGGCGGAGAGGCCGGTCGTTATCCGCCGGTCATTGCCATGTGGCTGCCCAATGTGGTGATGGGGATTGCGGGCATTTTTCTTTTGGTTCGTAATGCAAAGGAGCGGCCCGTACGTCTGCCCCTTTGGATTCGAAATCTTTCGGCAACTGTTGTGGCTCGTTTTAGAAAAAGGATAAAGCCGTGA